The genomic window taacataaattcgaccaaatatacaaaaacacaGGTCTTAAATATGTTACATAAACCACATAACTTAAAAGTTGTTACAGTTGTTTGAGAAACACACAAAGCCAGAGAGAGCTACAAAATCAGATAACagagttttcttaaaacacaCACTACTAGTTGGAACAAGTGGGTTTAGTGACCAAACACATCATTGTTCTTCACCAGTTTTAACTACTTTTACACTGaagataaatatatcaaaGCTTTTTTCACCTCACGGCGAAGTTACCTTAATAGAGAATGAGCCAAAGATGATTTGCCTGTTCACAGCCAAAGCGGATTGGCAAAAAGGAAAATCCTTTATACCAAGGCAAGAGTTCTTTATCTCTCTCCGTTTGACTGTGAAACGGTAAAGGATCAGGTTTTGAAATTGCAGCAGCCATTATCcattgctgctgctgctgctatCCACTTGCTAGGCATTACCATGCCACCAAGAGAATGAACGGGAGAACTTAGGAAGTAGTTCATGCTAGTAACTTCTGATCCCGACACATTTAATCCGTTCGATAAGTTCATGGTCCCGTTTTCCGGATGAACAACTTCAGAATTCTGAGAGTTACTTTGCTGAGGCTTAGGCTGAGACTGAATCTGCATACTTCCATCACCTTTCTTTGCATTGGTTCCGCTATTTTCCAAGTTCTGACTTTTAGTGTTCAAGAATCTCCCACCGGATCCTCTAGGACGCCGCAATGCATGGAGATGGCGCGAATGATGCATATATGGCTGCAACATAcataacaaaagcaaacacaCTAATTCAGTAATAAAATCTCATTTGCACAAAAGTATCAAACTAGTTTCTATATGTTACCTTGCGGCATCTACTACTCAATTTCTTCTGATCAAGAACAGCAGCAGCCTTTGCGCGGGATTGGCGTCTCCTTATGATTCCATGGTATTGCTTTGAGTTCACATAGATGGTACTATCTTCCGTTTCCATGTTTAGAGGAAGCATTACCCTGCTCTGAGATCCATAGGCTGAAACAACTCCATAGTATTGTTGTTCTCCATAGGGATACTTTGTATAGATCTAAATGACCAAAGTAAACAGCCAACAAACACTAAATACtcagaaacaaattaaaggaAACTCATGATAGGCTTATtcattatatgtttttcaatGCGGAAAAGTTTTTACCGGTGGCTGAGAAAATCCAAGTTCCAAGCAAGGTGATTGCATTGAGAAAGTAGCTCCATGAGGCTTTGGCACAAGTCTTGGACTCTTTACATCACCTAATACATACATAGTGAAAATTATTCCAAATCAGATCACAAACGCATTCTTAGATTCACAATTACCTACAGaacaaataacatttttacaaTCCAGAATTTGAACCATAAAGATATCTTTTTAAACATCTTTATATCTTGTAGAATCTTAGATTCTCTTTTCGGACAATTTAGCTCAGTTCTGTTCACTCTCAGTCATACCTATAAATAACTAGTAAAACATGTACTAGCACTTTCCAAAAAAAGCCACTTTTGACAAATTCAGAAATTTTCACTAGAACCATCTATTTGAGGGCAAAAGAAGTTAAGAGTTTACCAAGTGAGAAAGCTAAGTGCGTTGCAGAGTTGCTCTGTTTATCCACACGTTGTCCTGTCTCTCCGACAGATCCGACCTTAACTCCGGCGAATGAGTCAGAATCGCCGGCGAGACTCTCCGGAGCCAACGGCTGAGATCCAAAAGCAGTCCACCAAGAAGTCTGTGGAGCAGAGAAGAGACCTTCTCTCACAGTTTGCATAGCCATCTCCAAATTCCAATtacaaaaagtgaaaaatagATAGTGCCtagaagaataagaaagataTGTTCCTGTggaagataacaaaaaaaaaaaagtcaacaaagTAATAATAAGAGTTGGATGTGAAATCTTTGTCAAATTTCAAACCCAATTTAGAAAACttgtaagaaagaaaggaaagaacTTTGGGATTGGGTATTACGCAAAACCACACGAATGACAAAACCCATATgtgaatcatcatcaagagACAGACTTGTTGTctaaagtaagaaaaaaagattgtgtGAAACGAGAAGATAAGACGCAAGAACTGAAATCTTTTTCACAGACTAGAGATCCCCAATAGCAAACAAACTccaaaaagaagtaaaataaaatccCAAATGTTggtcaaaatcaaacacacGAAAACCTATGTGAATCTAAAAGaataaagcaaagaaaaaaagagaaagaggttGAGTAAAACTTACACAGATGGAGTGATAGAGTAGAGAGTAGAGAAGAGCTTCAGATTCCTAGGAAGAGGCAGAGAAAAGCCCAATTGTTAGGAAGCCATCTCGGttccaaaacaagaaacagagattcaTTCACACACATTAGTATTTAgtagggagagagagaaagagaagagagagacgtaCTAATATATGAATTACAAATGTAGATGACAACTATAGCTTTATCAACCAATCACCTTCAACTTTTAtgctgctctgtttttttttttaattttctactTTATTTGGAGTTGGagatataaatgtaaaacaactaaaaataattGGTCTGGTTTTTAACTATAGCGTTGGCTTGACGtgctttgttttaaaaagctACAATGATCCCACTtaaatccatttttatttcatttttgatttttgatatttttccaCTAGGTAAGAGTAGTGCTTGGCTTGTCAATTGCATCgtttattattatgattgtGGTCCTTGTAagcttttaaattaaaaatgtgCATATACGTCATATGGAAAAAGGATCACCactcaaaaataataaaataattaaaactaaaataaagtAACAATCTGACATCTTCAACAATGACATGCCAATATTTGCTATTATAAGCTCGTGACTTATTCCCTaccaaaacattatataaagTCTGCCAGAATCAACCTTTGTATAATTCTGTAAATAGACCAAACATATTTTCGCAATAGCATTTCCACTTGTTGAGGATGTTATTCTTAACTAggttttcaaatgtttttcaCACATTTGTccttttgtttcctcttttgttatgtttctttaAATAGTTCTAGTTATTTTGTGAACCCGACCGTACACGTGTTTATGATTGAAATTAGACAACTAATAGTTAAGCTCTATAGATATCATTCCGGAGACATTATAAtacatgttatatatttgtaagagattgcttttgcttttagtGTTGGACTTGATTATTATGGATTAGCTTCCTTTACCTAATTTAAGAATTTGGTTTATATTAGATGTTGAATTGAACTTAACTGAATTAAATctaagagaaataaaataaggttaaattgaaaaatagaatattGGTTTACGGgcttgacaaagaaaaaaaaagggtttacGTTAGTGCTTGCTTTTGTTTATACGTCGTGCACTGGTGCTTAAGCATATCCCACTAGCAGCTTTTCTTTCATCCGAAACACaataattaattgaattatGCACTATAGTACAGTAGTACGTACActatcttctaacaaaaatatctacTTTCACTGACATATAGAAAGCTCAGTTCTAGTCTTAGTTTATTGCTTTATcgtaaatatatatctaaagcACAATCTTTTTATGGATTTGTGATCAACGATTTTAATGTAGTTGGCAAAAGaacaacataattaaatagcttattttcaaataatgtaGGGAATATAGCTAGACTGCAAAATGCGAATCATAAGACTCAAAGCAAAACTAGAAATGTTTTATGGTGAAGATATGAATTTGTAGTCATCGATCGATATAGTACTTTTCATGAATGTACGTTTTGCTAAACActttatcaataaataaaaagtatgtTTTGGTCTAAAGCATTAAAGAGATATCAAAGCATGTTATATATCAACATTAAAAGGTCAACCTGCCACCAAAGGTAGATGAGGATGCAAGATGATAGTCAACGTACGATGGGTAGATCTATTGTTTTGTAATTGATTGATGTTGAGCTACATTCcacaatcaaaatatttctacAGATGAAGAACTTTCAAAATTGGTTTACTACTGTATAttggtatatataatatacatattcGATCTACTcattttttagtctttttcaAAGATTTCTACATGTAAAATGGTTTTCATATTAGTTGTAGATTTTAACTACGatgaataattattatttactaAGAATAAAAATTGTCAGTCTGATTCGTCTCCTCTAGACACGTATAGATAACAATACTAAAGCTGCTCTGTGGGATGAAATTAGTTTTGACACTAATTAACCATAAACCTAATTACAAccttattatataaaagaagattaacaacactaagatatataaaataaccCATTAGCTTTCTTAAAGagattttgcttttcttctgaaaatatatataaaaaaacagtCGCTATAGATATTGTTCATCTTATTCTCCTATGCGATTAATATGTAAGTCACTCATTGGCTCCACTTGTTCATAAGCTTCCAAAAAACACGATTACTGACTAATCACCAACTATATTTTTCTATGTTCTTAAGAAAATTGACAACCCAACTTTTGAATATGCACGAAATAACAAAGTATTAAAATGAAGTAGAGCTACATATGCATTCCACTTGAATACATGAACTAAGGACACTCAAGTGGAAGTCGAGTGTGTACGTTTATGGTATTAAAGGAATTAAAGAACCTTTGCTTACGACAGTAAAGGAATTAAAGAACATTTGCTTTTAGCTATGTCACTTCCTTTCCTCAATGTTCGATTGGATCGTTGGcaaacataaaatttcttttaacacacaaaaaagcaTAATCATCAAGTGTGTCAAGTTTGGTCGAAAAATTACAACCGctgagaagaaagaactatacagttttatttttctttcaaaaaaaggCTGCATTTAGATAACTTCAATAACTCATTTACGTGTTTAGATTATTGCTTATCACACTCACTGACTTATCTATCATACTCGTTTCTTTAGGTTATTCAGATCTTAGCCTAAAGCCCAATACAATCTACATCTTACTTTGTACATTGCAAAACTTGATAATTCGATTTTAGTTGGATCCGAACATGGGTCCATTCTACATCTTACTAAATAATTGACTTTGGGCTACCAAAGAGATCGGCCCATTAAAGAATCTAAAACCTAAGAACGGCGAAAATGTGGAGTTTAGCAAAAAGTCCCACATCGGtaataagaaacaagagaagctCCGGGAACAGGGTATAAATAAGAGAGTCATGACTTTGAGCAAATCACTTACCTGGACGGGGTCAACTCGCGATCAAGAAGACGAGTGGCCTAGGCTAGTGACTCCCATTGCACATACCGGGAGGGTGCTATGCTTAAGGTCTTCCCTAGAGGAAGAGCCTACGTCATTATTTGTGGCAGCGGGGGTTTGCGTTCGCGCAGCCCCTACCATATCTTTTCAGTGTCTAAGTTTTTCGATAATCACAATCAGTAAATGGTGTAATTTTGTCTCGTTGTTGATTAGTTTGGGGATACCCCAGCTTAACGACTAACGAGCTTCAGAAACTATAATAAAGCTATAAATCTGATTGCAGAAGAATGTGCCTCTACAAAATCTGAAGCCGTTTCCATGACAAATTTTCAACATATATGGTCATTCTTATCCTAGTAAACAACTGGAAACGAATAATTGAACGCGAATACGTGAAATacatacatttttgttttttttctcatgaCCTACAAGCAATTGGGGCGTTAACCGCAGAAGCTAATGTGTTCTTAGGTTACACTCATTCATAATCTCTCTCCTTTATTTGCTCCCCACAAACAATAATTTCGTACTTTGTCCTGCTGAGACAGAACATGGAGTTTCCTCATTGCTGACAAGTTACCAGAAGCGATACTCCATTATAAGCTGTCATCAAGAATCGTAGAGCTCAATAGCTCTCGAACAAACTCACTGCGTTTCAACTTCTGCTTGTGATCCTCAGCTGAAAGAGAAGTTTTTTTCGCATTCCTATCATCCACAAAACCTTCATCAGTGATCCATACATGTCCTATATGGGTATAAGAACTCAACTTGATCAAAGAGTTTCAGTTTGGCTCATAAATCCCAAGTGTGCCCAAAAGTAAAACATTGAAGCAAATGTTCCAATGGAAAGTTATAGACCAAACACTTAAAATAACCTAGAATCATCTAGGTTCAATCAGTCTTGAAATACCAGATTTTTACTAACAAGAGGTTAGGCAAAGTAAAATGATTGAGAAGAAGTAAGCATACTGTTCGGGTAAACACTGAATAGTTGTTTTCTTGACAGGACCCGTTTCTGCAGATATGCATGACTCCGTGGTGAAGAACCCATCAGCAATAGGAGAAATGAACGACGATAACAATGGGTCAGCAGCTACATTGGATGATGAGGAAGACGATACTATACACGAAGATCCTCCAAAGAGGCTCTGAAAGTTTCCATCAGGAAACTCTCTCCTTAAGATCGATAATGTGGAATATGACCCGCCTCTTCTTGGTTTTCTCTTGCGGTGCATGTAATATTTTGTCAAGAACACAACTTAATAACAGACTATAGAAACACTGATAGAAAAGATTGATTGTTATATATGACttgggagaaagaaaaaaaggatatcTTGAAAATATTAGCGTGCTGAAGGGTTATATGAGCAACCATGTCAACACCCACCCTAACCGCACAAACTGGACATACCTGCAATAACAATGTTCACTAGATTAAACGCTAAGTTTTCATagaatccaaacaaaatcCCCCAAATATCAGATGCAATAGATACAGCTGATCCTACTATTCCTTCGTGAATCGGCTATAAACATGCTATTATTCTCAGTTTTCTTTGTCATATCATCCAAGTAACAACAGAGGAGGAACCAACACCGCTCAGTCTAAACTTTTGAGAATCATGTGATGAATCAGAAATGTATAAACGCATCTTTATGCTTCAAATggttgttttaaaaaagaaataagaaagttACCCCATTTTTGGCTTCCATAGGATGATCTTCATCTATGTGGCAGCAGAGAGAGACAATATCAAAATAGTCAGAACAGAAAGGGCAAGCAAACTCTTCCCtgaactcttcttctccatctatCTCTTCAAACCCTAAGAATGTATCTGCAATCCCAAAAACACATCAACCAAATATTTATACAGCAAAgctataagaaaacaaagagagtaaTCAGATATACTAAACCCCTACTCTACCTCTGAGGTTACAGTATATGAAACATATTCTCCTCTTCTGAGGAGAACAATATCTTCACTTTCTCATGTTCATAAACACTGAGCATAGTAGCATCACAGGAGTAATTAAAATGCTAACAAAGACTGCAACTTTGGATAATTTTCATCCATTTTCTCAGGAATCGAGCAAAACCAGAATCAAACCATATTTCATCAGtcaataaaaatcaattacaaaagCCCCCTTTCCTTCATTTTTGCTAGTATCAAGCAAAGCCTAAGGCGAtgaaaaaatgacaaaatacgaaatctttcaaaacaagATCGAAGATTTCTCATATATTTCTTAATCTTCAAAACAGAGATTCTAAATCGGAAAGAAAACACAAGTCTATCACCTAAACTACCTTCGCCCATCAATTTTCAGACGAAAAAAAAGATCAGATAACAATCATTTAGAACAGAGGGAGAAAAAATTCATATCATTTAAACTAACCAGATCGTGATGGAAAAGCTAGCTGGTATCTCCTCGTAGCTGAAGCGAGACGATCACTCCATGAATCGGAATCCATTATTGACAAAACCCGGAAAACAAAAGTCGAaagttttgtacttttttccttaacaaataaaacgttttgaagaaaatgaatctgTATACGAAAGTAAATGATTCTGATTACTGTCTGAAGAAATCCAACGAAAATGGTAAAGACAGATTATGAAGACCACGATTCTGGGTCGGTTTATTAACAaagttttgtctttctttttttcttcttctcctcgttttaattaattttggataGAGAGTGAGAGACAGAGGAGACAAGTTCTataaattatttctttaaatttatgttttttatctaaaagaaattaaaacgTTTGCTTTCAGTGATGAATCAAATATTTCGcggaaaaatagaaaaacaagaaagtgtTGGGCCACTCTATAAACTCTTTTTGTAAAGTCTACGAAAATGCATGccgtttttattattttacccGACGTATAATTGCATTCAGAAACATGACGTTTCCAAATAAAACGTCATGCTGTTGTCTTTTAGACACGTGGCGTGTTTTCAGtggttttatttataagatttcGCAGTTAAAGATGCACGCAATAGCAGGAGATTTTTAGCCCCgttcttatgttttttctgacttgtgacttttttttttttttttttttttgtgtcaactgtttatttatttatcgaTTGgatgttttaattaattttcgaAATTATAGTTAAATTTCCAATTTGTGAATCTGGGCGCTGTTTTTCTCCGTCGGAGAATTTGATCCCGCCGGAGATCGGCCGGTTTCCGCAGTCGCATTCGTTTCTTTCGCGCGATTTTCGATGCTTTGTCTATGATGAAACCGCGATCCTGTTTAGATCTATAGCTTTCGATCGGAAGGGAAGCTAAAATCCATCTAGACGCCGAGATCTTGGTTAGCTATCACTGAGATTCTTATAGGGTTTATATTTGAGCTGTTATGGCGACTAGGAATCGTACGCTGTTGTTTAGGAAGTACAGAAACTCTCTCAGGAGCGTTCGTGCTCCAATGGGGTCGTCTTCGTCGTCGACATTGACGGAGCACAATTCGTTGACCGGAGCTAAATCCGGATTAGGCCCGGTGATCGAGATGGCGAGCACGTCTCTATTGAATCCAAATCGGTCTTATGCTCCAGTCAGTACCGAGGATCCTGGGAATTCGAGGTACTTCTCATCCTCTCTATCTCTCACTGCCATTGAAATGTTAGAAATTTGGTGATTGCATTAGAAATTAATCACTTCATGTAGCTGCTAGTGTGAGTTGGATTATGAATTTTTGAAGTAAGTTGTTGATTTAGCAGAAAATTTGGTATTATCCTGAGCAATAATGTCTCTTATGGATTTGGAATTGGTAGCTTGATGTTCAGCCTTGTTGTTTCAGCTACTGATTGAGTATTAAGAGAATAGTACTTGAATATATTTCTGTGGCCCAATTTGTTGAAGTTGAAagttttgcttcttgttttcCAATGTCCTAGTAGAGGTACAATAACAGTGGGCTTACCACCAGATTGGGTTGATGTATCTGAGGAGATTTCAGTTTACATTCAACGTGCAAGAACCAAAATGGCTGAATTGGGAAAGGCTCATGCGAAAGCGTTGATGCCTTCGTTTGGGGATGGTAAAGAAGATCAACATCAAATCGAGACTTTGACACAAGAGGTTACCTTCCTATTGAAGAAATCTGAGAAGCAACTTCAGAGGCTTTCTGCAGCTGGACCTTCTGAAGATTCAAATGTCAGGAAAAACGTCCAGGTTGGTGTACTTGACTTGATGTGTCTCTTAAACGCATGTCCTTTCATTTCCCATCAACATCTCAACTTTAAAATCTCATGTGTTTTATAACAGCGATCTCTTGCTACGGATCTCCAAAACCTTTCTATGGAGTTACGCAAGAAACAGTCTACATATTTGAAACGTTTGAGACTACAAAAAGAGGTATGCAATGACGCACTATACATTTCCTATGTCCAAGACTTCACTATTTGTAATACTGAGTTGCTCTCGAGTTTTTGGATCTGTTATGCAGCTGTACtctaataaaattttggtttcatgaGTTTCATACATTCTATTGTTAGT from Arabidopsis thaliana chromosome 3, partial sequence includes these protein-coding regions:
- the NF-YA2 gene encoding nuclear factor Y, subunit A2; amino-acid sequence: MGFVIRVVLRNTQSQRTYLSYSSRHYLFFTFCNWNLEMAMQTVREGLFSAPQTSWWTAFGSQPLAPESLAGDSDSFAGVKVGSVGETGQRVDKQSNSATHLAFSLGDVKSPRLVPKPHGATFSMQSPCLELGFSQPPIYTKYPYGEQQYYGVVSAYGSQSRVMLPLNMETEDSTIYVNSKQYHGIIRRRQSRAKAAAVLDQKKLSSRCRKPYMHHSRHLHALRRPRGSGGRFLNTKSQNLENSGTNAKKGDGSMQIQSQPKPQQSNSQNSEVVHPENGTMNLSNGLNVSGSEVTSMNYFLSSPVHSLGGMVMPSKWIAAAAAMDNGCCNFKT
- the NF-YA2 gene encoding nuclear factor Y, subunit A2 (''nuclear factor Y, subunit A2'' (NF-YA2); CONTAINS InterPro DOMAIN/s: CCAAT-binding transcription factor, subunit B (InterPro:IPR001289); BEST Arabidopsis thaliana protein match is: nuclear factor Y, subunit A10 (TAIR:AT5G06510.2); Has 655 Blast hits to 655 proteins in 159 species: Archae - 0; Bacteria - 0; Metazoa - 138; Fungi - 132; Plants - 359; Viruses - 0; Other Eukaryotes - 26 (source: NCBI BLink).), giving the protein MAMQTVREGLFSAPQTSWWTAFGSQPLAPESLAGDSDSFAGVKVGSVGETGQRVDKQSNSATHLAFSLGDVKSPRLVPKPHGATFSMQSPCLELGFSQPPIYTKYPYGEQQYYGVVSAYGSQSRVMLPLNMETEDSTIYVNSKQYHGIIRRRQSRAKAAAVLDQKKLSSRCRKPYMHHSRHLHALRRPRGSGGRFLNTKSQNLENSGTNAKKGDGSMQIQSQPKPQQSNSQNSEVVHPENGTMNLSNGLNVSGSEVTSMNYFLSSPVHSLGGMVMPSKWIAAAAAMDNGCCNFKT
- a CDS encoding Drought-responsive family protein (Drought-responsive family protein; CONTAINS InterPro DOMAIN/s: Drought induced 19/ RING finger protein 114 (InterPro:IPR008598); BEST Arabidopsis thaliana protein match is: Drought-responsive family protein (TAIR:AT5G26990.1); Has 30201 Blast hits to 17322 proteins in 780 species: Archae - 12; Bacteria - 1396; Metazoa - 17338; Fungi - 3422; Plants - 5037; Viruses - 0; Other Eukaryotes - 2996 (source: NCBI BLink).), whose product is MDSDSWSDRLASATRRYQLAFPSRSDTFLGFEEIDGEEEFREEFACPFCSDYFDIVSLCCHIDEDHPMEAKNGVCPVCAVRVGVDMVAHITLQHANIFKMHRKRKPRRGGSYSTLSILRREFPDGNFQSLFGGSSCIVSSSSSSNVAADPLLSSFISPIADGFFTTESCISAETGPVKKTTIQCLPEQNAKKTSLSAEDHKQKLKRSEFVRELLSSTILDDSL
- a CDS encoding Drought-responsive family protein; translation: MDSDSWSDRLASATRRYQLAFPSRSDTFLGFEEIDGEEEFREEFACPFCSDYFDIVSLCCHIDEDHPMEAKNGVCPVCAVRVGVDMVAHITLQHANIFKMHRKRKPRRGGSYSTLSILRREFPDGNFQSLFGGSSCIVSSSSSSNVAADPLLSSFISPIADGFFTTESCISAETGPVKKTTIQCLPEQYAYFFSIILLCLTSC
- the SYP43 gene encoding syntaxin of plants 43 (syntaxin of plants 43 (SYP43); FUNCTIONS IN: SNAP receptor activity; INVOLVED IN: intracellular protein transport, cellular membrane fusion; LOCATED IN: membrane; EXPRESSED IN: 24 plant structures; EXPRESSED DURING: 15 growth stages; CONTAINS InterPro DOMAIN/s: Target SNARE coiled-coil domain (InterPro:IPR000727), t-SNARE (InterPro:IPR010989), Syntaxin/epimorphin, conserved site (InterPro:IPR006012), Syntaxin, N-terminal (InterPro:IPR006011); BEST Arabidopsis thaliana protein match is: syntaxin of plants 41 (TAIR:AT5G26980.2); Has 2057 Blast hits to 2057 proteins in 255 species: Archae - 6; Bacteria - 12; Metazoa - 861; Fungi - 474; Plants - 365; Viruses - 0; Other Eukaryotes - 339 (source: NCBI BLink).) — translated: MATRNRTLLFRKYRNSLRSVRAPMGSSSSSTLTEHNSLTGAKSGLGPVIEMASTSLLNPNRSYAPVSTEDPGNSRGTITVGLPPDWVDVSEEISVYIQRARTKMAELGKAHAKALMPSFGDGKEDQHQIETLTQEVTFLLKKSEKQLQRLSAAGPSEDSNVRKNVQRSLATDLQNLSMELRKKQSTYLKRLRLQKEDGADLEMNLNGSRYKAEDDDFDDMVFSEHQMSKIKKSEEISIEREKEIQQVVESVSELAQIMKDLSALVIDQGTIVDRIDYNIQNVASTVDDGLKQLQKAERTQRQGGMVMCASVLVILCFIMLVLLILKEILL
- the SYP43 gene encoding syntaxin of plants 43 (syntaxin of plants 43 (SYP43); FUNCTIONS IN: SNAP receptor activity; INVOLVED IN: intracellular protein transport, cellular membrane fusion; LOCATED IN: membrane; EXPRESSED IN: 24 plant structures; EXPRESSED DURING: 15 growth stages; CONTAINS InterPro DOMAIN/s: Target SNARE coiled-coil domain (InterPro:IPR000727), t-SNARE (InterPro:IPR010989), Syntaxin/epimorphin, conserved site (InterPro:IPR006012), Syntaxin, N-terminal (InterPro:IPR006011); BEST Arabidopsis thaliana protein match is: syntaxin of plants 41 (TAIR:AT5G26980.2); Has 2056 Blast hits to 2056 proteins in 255 species: Archae - 6; Bacteria - 12; Metazoa - 855; Fungi - 475; Plants - 368; Viruses - 0; Other Eukaryotes - 340 (source: NCBI BLink).); protein product: MATRNRTLLFRKYRNSLRSVRAPMGSSSSSTLTEHNSLTGAKSGLGPVIEMASTSLLNPNRSYAPVSTEDPGNSSRGTITVGLPPDWVDVSEEISVYIQRARTKMAELGKAHAKALMPSFGDGKEDQHQIETLTQEVTFLLKKSEKQLQRLSAAGPSEDSNVRKNVQRSLATDLQNLSMELRKKQSTYLKRLRLQKEDGADLEMNLNGSRYKAEDDDFDDMVFSEHQMSKIKKSEEISIEREKEIQQVVESVSELAQIMKDLSALVIDQGTIVDRIDYNIQNVASTVDDGLKQLQKAERTQRQGGMVMCASVLVILCFIMLVLLILKEILL